From a region of the Nocardioides ginsengisegetis genome:
- a CDS encoding DUF3040 domain-containing protein, giving the protein MPLSEEELRLLEQMERALVEEDPKLASTLRGTSLRRSARRRAIVAGVVFAIGVAVLMAGAVLSGDNPKFWALGIAGFVIMLGSATVAVTSLRSQQAVQHGHPDPRAAGHATHGFTVIDGGRSGRGRRNRRPSHAPFMERMEQRWRRRRDENNGF; this is encoded by the coding sequence GTGCCGCTCTCCGAAGAGGAGCTCCGACTGCTCGAGCAGATGGAGCGCGCTCTCGTCGAAGAGGACCCCAAGCTCGCCTCCACCCTGCGCGGCACCTCGCTCCGACGGTCCGCCCGTCGGCGCGCGATCGTGGCGGGGGTCGTGTTCGCGATCGGCGTCGCGGTCCTGATGGCCGGTGCGGTGCTGTCCGGCGACAACCCCAAGTTCTGGGCTCTCGGCATCGCCGGCTTCGTGATCATGCTGGGTTCCGCCACCGTCGCGGTCACCTCGCTCCGCAGCCAGCAGGCCGTCCAGCACGGCCACCCCGATCCGCGCGCGGCCGGTCACGCGACCCACGGGTTCACCGTCATCGACGGCGGCCGCTCCGGCCGTGGCCGTCGCAACCGCCGCCCCTCCCACGCTCCCTTCATGGAGCGCATGGAGCAGCGCTGGCGTCGTCGCCGCGACGAGAACAACGGCTTCTGA